The window TGCCGTGGCGTTTCAGCTCTCCGCCAAGTTCCCGCATTTTCTGAATTTCCCGTGTGCGCGATTCATTCAGGCGTTCAAGCCGGGTGCTTAACTGCTGCATCAGCTTTTGTTGTTTTTCGCTGAGCACTGTACCCGTGCGTTGTAACTGATTAAGGGCGTTAAGCTGGCGTCGTGCTTTCAATATGCCAGCATCCGCTTTACTGACAGCGTCACGGGCGCGCTCAAATGAACGCGCCTGACGCTCGAGATTTTTGATCGCCCCCTGAGTTCGCTGGATGGAGTCACCAAACTGCCCCATCAGGCGGCGGGCGTTTTCGGCAGGCCGGGTCAGCCTGTCAACGGCGCTGAAAGCGACCCGGATATCAAGAGTCTTCATTATCTGCATTCCCGCTGCGAAGTGCCGCCCGCTCGCGCCAGCTAACCACTTCGCCGGGCGTCATCATGAAGATTTCGGCGGGCGACCAGTTAAAAATAGCGGCAATATCCGCCACCAGATCTTCGATGTGCTCAAAGCACACCAGGGTGATTACGCTGCCGTCTCCTGCACGCTCTTCGCGCCAGAGTCTGGCTCGCTCATAAAATTTACAGCCACAGCGCACAACTGAATAAAATCGCGTGACGACATTTTTTTAATCATCACTTCATCCAGTCGTGGCGAGGTCACGCGAGGCAACAGCGTGAACATGGTATCCGCTTTCAGATTCAGCACATCAGACAGCGACAGACCACGCAGGGATCCAGCCTGCTCAATAGCCCCGGTGATCTCCACATACGTGATTTTTTCGCCACCACGCTCAATTGGTCGGGTCAGTTTTACGCCACGTTCGACAGCCATATCCTCACCTGCCGTCACATCATCCGCCACGGTGTTATTCCGGGTTTCAGTATCGATGTCTTTCATCAGTTGTCTCCTTTTCAGTCAGAGGCGACGCACTGCGCCGCCTGCATATTACTTATCAGCCAAGCCCAAGCGCGGAACGGATACGGTCAGGCACAATGTCCTTGCCGTCCTTCCGGTAGATGTGGTTCAACAGGTCGATTTCCCACAGCGGGCGATCGTTAACGCTCAGCTTGTAGTAGGTGTTTTTGACAGCGTAAGTGTGTGATGTGGCTTCGCCCTGTTTGGCTTCCCCCATATCAATTTCCGTCACACGCCCGCGCATCTCGATTTCATACAGATCGCTTTCTGCATCGGTGTAGTATTCACCCGCAAAACGCAGCAGCGTGCCGTCAATCGTGCCGCCATATTTAAGGAACAGCGCACGAACAGCTCCCCCCATAACAAAACTCGCATCAAGCGCGGAGTCGTCCAGACCGAGATCAATACTTACCGCCCCCATCATGCCACCACCACGATAGCTGTCGGTTTTGCGCGTCAGTTTGGGCGGCGTGACGGATGTCACTTTACCCACTTCGTTTTCACCATCCACAAACAACGTAAAAAAGCGAAGATGTTTTGGTACAGCCATCAGGCACCTCCCAGCACCGCAAATGCGGGACCAAAGAATTCATCAGTAAACGTCTGGTAAAGCTCCATGTCTTCCAGTGGCGGAACGGGCGTATATTTGTAGCGAATACGCACACGTCCCTGACGTAAATTCGTGGTGCCGTTATCCACCACGTCATACCAGCACTCCGCACCAATCAGTTTCCCGGCAGTAACCAGCGAATCCAGTTTTGCCCTGATGGCACTGATAACATCCTTCACGTTCGCAGGCGTCAGTGGACTGTCGATGGTTTCAAACTGCGCTTCCGCAATTGAATCAGCCAGCACCTGTGCGGTTCGGGTATACACCTCAAAGATGTAGGCGTTCGTTTCCGGTGTGCGGTTGCCCCAGAAGCGGAGCCCGTTGCGACGAATAATGGTCGTGATTTCTTTGTTATTGAGGCTGTTGGCATCACTGTCTTCGGCCTGCAACGACCAGAACACATGCCTGGACATTCCCAGCACATTTTTAACCGGAACGTTGGACAGCGATTTGTGCCAGCCCTGCTCATGGTCAATGTACGCACGAAGGCCGCACGCATAAGCAGGCGCGGGGAACGTTTCGTTTTTGCCACTTTTCGGGTTGTAGGCGATGAAGTCAGGCCATAAGAGCATCACCTCACGTTCGTTGAATTTCTGGCGGTAGGTAATCGCCTCAGCCATCGTGTTACAACCATGACATGTGGCATACACAAACGCGCGCAGTTTACCCGCAATCACGCACAGGGATTTTGTTACCGCCTCCGTGTCCAGCTCCGGCGCGGCCAGAATACGCGGACGGTATCCGATGCTTTCATCCTGCTCTGCAACAAGCAGCGCATACATCCCCGTATAGCTGCCGTCATCCTCAGAACCACCGATAACCAGTTGATCCTGCGTCTTTCCGTCTTCTTCTTTGTGTTCAGCCACGCGAACGACGATCACCTTTGTGCTCACCTGGTCTGCGATGGCCTTAAGCGCACGATAAAGCGTCCCCGTTGTTCCGCATTTTCCCAGCACGTCATTGACGCGGGTCAGCAGTGTGGGCTTGTTCAGCGGGAACAGCTCCGCGTCCGCATCATCCGCCGTTGCCACGATACCGATAACGCTGGAATCAACATCGTTAATCGCTGTTACCAGGTCGGTATTTTCCGTAACACGGGCACCATGAAAACGAGTTTCACTCATAGCTTCAGCCCCTTGTATCCGTTAAATGATTCAGCAACAATCATCACCTACCACGCGCGTAATCTCACCCCTGCGCCGTTCTCCCGACCCGGCGACAACAAAAAGCAGTAACCCCCTCCGCACGCACATGCGACCATGCCGCACAGGGAGGGAACAGATGACCGACACCACCATGCAATTGCTCAGTCAGGGCACAGACCCCGTGAAAATGCCGGATTTTGATATTCTCGCGGAGGGTAAAACGCTGTCAGGCGTGGCAGAGCGCCTGATGAGCCTGTCACTGACCGACAACCGGGGATTTGAGGCGGACCAGCTCACCATCACGATGGATGATGCAGATGGTCAGTTGCAGCTACCGCCACGGGGCGCGCGCCTGACGGTTCTCATTGGCTGGAAAGGAGAACCGCTGACAGAAAAAGGCACTTACATTGTTGATGAAATCGCTCACGAAGGACCGCCGGACAGGCTGACGGTTTCAGCCAGAAGCGCAGATTTTCGGGATGAATTTAACGTTAAACGTGAGGTGTCCTGGCATGATGTGACCGTTGAGCGCGTGGTATCCGCCATCGCTCATCGGTATGGTCTGAAACCGCAAATCAGCGAAATGCTGATGGATATCGAAATCGACCACGCCGACCAGACCGAAGAAAGCGACATGTCCTTCCTTACGCGCATGGCGGAAATGTTGGGTGCAATCACCACGGTAAAAAGAGGTAATCTGTTATTCATCATGCCCGGCGGTGGCGTGAACGCACAGGGCCAGCCGTTGCCATCGTTCGCCATCACACGCAGCAGCAGCGATCGCCATCAGTTCCGCATTGCTGACCGCGAGGCGTATACGGGGGTACGCGCCTACTGGCTTGATCTTAATTACGGGAAAAAGAAAAAAGTCAGCGTGAAACGCCGCAAACCGCCAAAACCCAAAAAAGAGAAAAGCAGCAGCCGTGAAGGTGATTATATGGAAGGCGCAGAAGGCAATGTGTTTGTGTTACGCAAGACTTATCAGAACGAGCAGGCAGCAAGACGCGCAGCGGCGGCAAAGTGGCAGCAGCTACAACGCGGAGCCGCATCATTCTCCATCACACTGGCACGTGGACGCGCAGAACTCTACCCCGAAATGCATGGCACGGTAACAGGATTTAAAAGCGAGATTGATAATCAGGACTGGATTATTGCAAAAGCCGAGCACACCATTGATAACAGCGGCTTTACCACGCAGCTTGAGCTTGAGGCAAAAATCCCGGAATGGATAGCGGAAACAGAGTGAGCAACTTAGAATAGCGGCAGCACCACGTTAAGGGAGGTCGCTATGTTCCGTTGTCCGCTTTGTGGCGCATCTGCCCGTATCCGCACCAGTCGTCCGGAAAATGATTCAAACACCGTGCGGCAAAAGTATTACCAGTGTAACAATCTGGAATGCGGCGTATGCTTCTCAACACTGGAAGCTTTCCATAAATTCACATCGAAACACGCCTCCGGCGTTCACTCTTCAGAAGGTATCCCGTGGCATGAGCTGCCAGCTTCACACAGGGGAAACAATCAGATGAGTTTGCCTTTACCTCAGAATTAACAGGCAGAATTGCCGGAGTAACAAAAAAGCGATAGATTACGCGCGGGTGCCTTTCGGCTGATGGTCGGAGGGAATGCCCGAAGGCCAGATGTGGAAAGGCCCCGGAAAACATTTCTGTTTAACCGAGGCCCTGACCATCTAACCTTAGCAAGTGATAGGTTAGCGCCTCCCCAAAAAAGGAGCAAGCGCTATGTCGCAAAAATCGCTTATGGCCATCACATTCTGCGTGACGGCAATCCTCATCATCTGGATGCTACACGGTTCGCTGTGTGAAATACGGATGAGCTTCTGGGGAGCGGAGTTTGCGGCGTTCTTACAGTGTAAGCAGTAAGGAAACCGCGACGGGGGAGTAATCCCCCGTCAATCGGTTGCTAGGGTAAGGTCGATAAGGCACCCTATCTCACAGCTCTAAATGCAAAAATTCCATGAAACTGTGGGATTTTTGCATCACATACTGATACAGACCAGCCCTTCTATATGCCTCACTCTATATACCAGCTAATAAATTGACACTTATCAATAAAAATAAATCTGATAAAATCAAAATGTTTTGTCACAAATATCAACTCGTATTAATCCAAAGGAGGCGGATTACATGGCATTAATCAAATGTCCTGAATGCCAGAAAGAGGTGAGCGATTCAGCATTGTATTGCCCTGCTTGTGGTAAACAACTGCAAAAACTTAAGCGTTCATTTTTTGGACGGGTCATTAAGTGGGTTTTTATATTATTTAATATTTTTATGATCTATACGCTTTTAGTTGGACTAGGAGGCACTAGTGAAATAATAAATAATGCCACATCCGATGCCGAAAAAGCCGGTGCAGTTATTGGTACGGGCTTAGGTTTAATTACCATTGGAAGCTTATGGGTTATTGGCGATATCATTATCGGAATTTTAGTATTTCTTACTAAACCAAAGGGATAATAAAATGAAAAATATAATTTTTTCTATAGGTGCATCATTTATATCAATTAGTGTACTGCCTGTTCACGCAGCAACTGAACATAAGAACTTCAATGCAGTACTCCAGTGCCGAGCAATAGAAAATAATAAAGACAGACTTTCTTGTTACGATAAGTCAATACAACCGACTCGAACGAAAGTTGCTGAAAAATTCGAAAGCAGAGATCAATGCCCTGATGAGAAAGATGATGATAGACGTTTATCTTGTTATGATCGTTTCTTTTCTCCAACATTTACTCCATCTGTAAACTCAAAATCTAAAACGGAAAAGCCAGTAACAACAGAGGCTCAGCAACCAAATCTTTCTGAGATATCTAAATGTCGTGCAGAAAATGATAAAGAAGCCAGACTAAACTGCTACGATAAACTATTCCCACAGGATAAAATCGTTCAAGCTGAATCAAAATTAGAGAAAGCCACAGATGTAGGAAAATGGCACACATCCATTACTACATCGCCAATTGATGATTCGAAAAATGTAATTTTATCGTTAGAAAGTGATGATTATATCAGAACTCCATTTGGAGAAGCGGTTACTCCTACTCTTTTTATAGCTTGCCGAGAAAAGAAAACCGAAGTATTTCTTAGTTGGGATGTATATTTAGGCCTTGAACAAACCAGCATGCTTTATCGCCTTGATAAACAGAAAGCAGTTGAGCGAAACTGGCTAGTATCTACAGATACAAAGGCTGTTTTTTATAAAGGTAATGACATTGATTTCATCCGAAAACTAGCCAACTCAAGCAAAATGTATACAAAAATAACGCCTTATAATGAGAGCCCCGTAAGTGCAACTTTCAATTTAAACGGCCTGTCAAACGCGCTAAAACCGCTTCAAGCTGCTTGTAACTGGAAATAGTATTAAATCATGTGGCTTAGCCACAATCACAGATAACACAAAGCCCGTGAAAACGGGCTTTGTGTTATCTGTAACTCGAAAATGTGGTCACTGCGTGGACACGCGCCGACATAAATCCTTTTAAATCAATAAATTAAGTAATCATTTTTTTCATCAACAAGGATAATCTTCAGGATGAGATCGACGATATCAGCGACAAAATTGATTACTACGACGATGTAGTGGATAACCTGACGCCCGCAGAGGTGTTACTGAATCCGCGCGGCGTGTTGAATCAGTTTCAGGGGGCAGCGCGCGATCTCGCCGATGAACTGGAGTACCTGCGCGGCAAAACGGCGCGCGCCAACGCCGGCGCCGGGCTGGCGGTCAGCATTCCCAATGACGTGCTGTCCGTGGCTTTCGTGGCGAAAGGGTACGCGCATGGCCGCGTAAGTTCGTCAATCGATCAGGGGGATATCGATTACCTGCGCAGAATCGAAGGCAGCGATGCTTACGCGCTCATTGAGGCGGGACGGGCAGCGCTGCAGGGTTCAGATGAGCTTACTAAACACCTGAACTCGACGGCCTCCGGGCGGGCGGCAATCGTCTCAGATTACGGCATCGCCGTGGCGCGCCAGTTTACGCTGGGCGAGGTGCCGCTTTCCATTGGCGTCACGCCGAAACTGCAAAAAACCTGGCTCTATAATTACACCACCTCGATCTATAACTACGACAGCAGCGACTGGAACAGTAGCCGCTATCGTAACGATGATACCGGTTTTAACGTGGATGCCGGGATCGCGGCGGATTTTGGCGAAAACTGGACGCTGGGCGTCAGCGGGCAGAACCTTATTTCGCGCGATATTGATACCAAATCGATTTACATTACCCACGGTCTCACGGGTGAAACGCGAAATTACCAGGATACCTACCAGATTCGCCCGCTGGTTACCGCTGGCGTCGCCTGGCATAACGACCTCGTCACCCTGACGGCTGACGGCGATTTAACGGAAACCAAAGGCTTCAAGAGCGAGGATAACTCCCAGTATGTGGGCGTCGGCGCGGAAGTGCGTCCGCTAAACTGGCTGGCTGTCCGCGCCGGTTATCGCGCTGACGTAAAGGATAACGACAGCAATGTGTTTACCGGCGGCGTCGGATTCTCGCCCTTTAACCGCGTCCACGTGGATTTAATGGGGCTGTACGGGGAAGACGAAACCTGGGGCGCAGGCGCGCAGCTGAGCATGACGTTCTGATGATATTTGGGCATCTTTATGATGCCCTTTTAATTTCCCTGCCTCCCCCTTTAGGGCGTTATCAATGCTACCTGCTATGCAGGTAGTTTTTGCGCGGGGAGTTAAAAATGGCCCGAAGATCGGACTATTTAAGTGATCAGGCAAACACCACTTTCAGGCTGCCCGGTGTCCGGCGCGGCTTTCCTACCACAATCTGTACGTCGCGTC is drawn from Citrobacter rodentium NBRC 105723 = DSM 16636 and contains these coding sequences:
- a CDS encoding phage major tail tube protein codes for the protein MAVPKHLRFFTLFVDGENEVGKVTSVTPPKLTRKTDSYRGGGMMGAVSIDLGLDDSALDASFVMGGAVRALFLKYGGTIDGTLLRFAGEYYTDAESDLYEIEMRGRVTEIDMGEAKQGEATSHTYAVKNTYYKLSVNDRPLWEIDLLNHIYRKDGKDIVPDRIRSALGLG
- a CDS encoding contractile injection system protein, VgrG/Pvc8 family; this encodes MTVSARSADFRDEFNVKREVSWHDVTVERVVSAIAHRYGLKPQISEMLMDIEIDHADQTEESDMSFLTRMAEMLGAITTVKRGNLLFIMPGGGVNAQGQPLPSFAITRSSSDRHQFRIADREAYTGVRAYWLDLNYGKKKKVSVKRRKPPKPKKEKSSSREGDYMEGAEGNVFVLRKTYQNEQAARRAAAAKWQQLQRGAASFSITLARGRAELYPEMHGTVTGFKSEIDNQDWIIAKAEHTIDNSGFTTQLELEAKIPEWIAETE
- a CDS encoding tail protein, encoding MKDIDTETRNNTVADDVTAGEDMAVERGVKLTRPIERGGEKITYVEITGAIEQAGSLRGLSLSDVLNLKADTMFTLLPRVTSPRLDEVMIKKMSSRDFIQLCAVAVNFMSEPDSGAKSVQETAA
- a CDS encoding GpE family phage tail protein, with product MCFEHIEDLVADIAAIFNWSPAEIFMMTPGEVVSWRERAALRSGNADNEDS
- a CDS encoding type VI secretion system-associated protein TagO; this encodes MKNIIFSIGASFISISVLPVHAATEHKNFNAVLQCRAIENNKDRLSCYDKSIQPTRTKVAEKFESRDQCPDEKDDDRRLSCYDRFFSPTFTPSVNSKSKTEKPVTTEAQQPNLSEISKCRAENDKEARLNCYDKLFPQDKIVQAESKLEKATDVGKWHTSITTSPIDDSKNVILSLESDDYIRTPFGEAVTPTLFIACREKKTEVFLSWDVYLGLEQTSMLYRLDKQKAVERNWLVSTDTKAVFYKGNDIDFIRKLANSSKMYTKITPYNESPVSATFNLNGLSNALKPLQAACNWK
- a CDS encoding ogr/Delta-like zinc finger family protein codes for the protein MFRCPLCGASARIRTSRPENDSNTVRQKYYQCNNLECGVCFSTLEAFHKFTSKHASGVHSSEGIPWHELPASHRGNNQMSLPLPQN
- a CDS encoding zinc ribbon domain-containing protein: MALIKCPECQKEVSDSALYCPACGKQLQKLKRSFFGRVIKWVFILFNIFMIYTLLVGLGGTSEIINNATSDAEKAGAVIGTGLGLITIGSLWVIGDIIIGILVFLTKPKG
- a CDS encoding Hok/Gef family protein; its protein translation is MSQKSLMAITFCVTAILIIWMLHGSLCEIRMSFWGAEFAAFLQCKQ
- a CDS encoding phage tail sheath subtilisin-like domain-containing protein, whose protein sequence is MSETRFHGARVTENTDLVTAINDVDSSVIGIVATADDADAELFPLNKPTLLTRVNDVLGKCGTTGTLYRALKAIADQVSTKVIVVRVAEHKEEDGKTQDQLVIGGSEDDGSYTGMYALLVAEQDESIGYRPRILAAPELDTEAVTKSLCVIAGKLRAFVYATCHGCNTMAEAITYRQKFNEREVMLLWPDFIAYNPKSGKNETFPAPAYACGLRAYIDHEQGWHKSLSNVPVKNVLGMSRHVFWSLQAEDSDANSLNNKEITTIIRRNGLRFWGNRTPETNAYIFEVYTRTAQVLADSIAEAQFETIDSPLTPANVKDVISAIRAKLDSLVTAGKLIGAECWYDVVDNGTTNLRQGRVRIRYKYTPVPPLEDMELYQTFTDEFFGPAFAVLGGA